In a genomic window of Planctomycetota bacterium:
- a CDS encoding sigma factor: MSGLAHYFDRQHFDALLGDLDANRDEVGRMIQRLCEGVAKRYWIGRNPDDEDEAVQSAALRCWHAVQRGKIIEGRNSFAYLTTVAVNAMKRFGGNLSRERPPMLATLSRLHDEVAAVRPGTFRRDQSPAAGKLQRAA; this comes from the coding sequence GTGTCGGGACTCGCTCACTACTTCGATCGGCAACACTTCGACGCGTTGCTGGGCGACCTGGACGCCAACCGCGACGAGGTCGGGCGGATGATTCAACGGCTCTGTGAGGGCGTCGCCAAGCGCTACTGGATCGGCCGCAACCCGGACGACGAGGACGAGGCCGTTCAGTCCGCCGCGCTTCGATGCTGGCACGCGGTGCAACGCGGGAAGATCATCGAGGGCCGAAACAGCTTCGCCTACCTGACGACGGTCGCCGTCAACGCGATGAAGCGGTTCGGCGGCAACCTCTCGCGCGAGCGGCCGCCAATGCTGGCAACGCTGAGCCGGCTACACGACGAAGTCGCCGCCGTCCGGCCGGGGACGTTCCGGCGCGACCAGTCGCCAGCGGCGGGCAAGCTGCAGCGTGCGGCGTGA
- a CDS encoding helix-turn-helix domain-containing protein — MTTTRKPEWLGKVGSPIAPLPRLAVNVEEAAGMCGVGRDVIQAALQDGTLRHRRRGRLYIIPVDALREWLNQPGNSPPPRKPSDDEPPTPQDTPASRPLILDTRSMVAFTGIKPSTLRKLVKLRKIPHFYVGRRLLFGFGAIQQWADDMSSKMGHIELDDFEDDDDS; from the coding sequence ATGACCACGACCCGCAAGCCTGAGTGGCTCGGCAAAGTCGGCTCGCCGATCGCGCCGCTGCCGCGGCTCGCCGTCAACGTCGAGGAGGCCGCTGGGATGTGCGGGGTCGGCCGCGATGTCATCCAGGCCGCACTTCAGGACGGAACGCTCCGGCATCGCCGCCGCGGCCGTCTCTACATCATCCCGGTCGACGCGCTCCGCGAGTGGCTCAACCAGCCCGGCAATTCGCCGCCGCCACGTAAGCCGTCAGACGACGAGCCGCCTACGCCGCAAGACACGCCCGCCAGCCGCCCGCTCATCCTCGACACCCGCAGCATGGTCGCGTTCACCGGCATCAAGCCGTCGACGCTGCGAAAGCTCGTGAAGCTGAGGAAAATCCCGCACTTCTACGTCGGCCGCCGCCTGCTCTTCGGCTTTGGCGCGATCCAGCAGTGGGCCGACGACATGTCGTCCAAGATGGGGCACATCGAACTCGACGACTTCGAGGATGACGACGATTCGTGA
- a CDS encoding helix-turn-helix transcriptional regulator: protein MDEPMTTSVPLDLDKLKQLRADAGLTMAEAAERARLSGRQAWYAIESGRNADVRVSTLERIAAALGTTARELLIDDEASQEKSNAR from the coding sequence ATGGATGAGCCGATGACTACCAGCGTGCCCCTCGACTTGGACAAGCTGAAACAGCTGCGGGCGGATGCCGGTCTTACGATGGCGGAAGCCGCCGAACGTGCTCGTCTCAGCGGACGACAGGCGTGGTACGCGATCGAGTCGGGCCGCAACGCCGACGTTCGTGTCTCGACGCTCGAACGCATCGCCGCGGCCCTCGGAACGACCGCCCGCGAGCTGCTCATCGACGACGAGGCCAGTCAAGAGAAGTCCAATGCCCGCTAG
- a CDS encoding helix-turn-helix domain-containing protein has translation MPRNPYASNSSPLRAAPAAAVSRPSVDTDESRRVPPIALDQREACRAIGVSDATLRDMIRRGVVPAVQVGRRWLIPIAALTRRLGELAEAEADARRRQATDDNPAAPRGSICLDDPDHDDTESRPPARLVG, from the coding sequence ATGCCGCGTAACCCGTACGCGAGCAATTCTTCGCCGCTGCGGGCCGCGCCTGCCGCAGCAGTCTCGAGGCCGTCGGTCGACACCGACGAGTCGAGACGCGTCCCGCCGATCGCGCTCGATCAGCGCGAGGCCTGCCGGGCGATCGGTGTCAGCGACGCGACGCTCCGCGACATGATCCGACGCGGCGTCGTGCCGGCCGTGCAGGTCGGCCGTCGGTGGCTCATCCCGATCGCCGCCCTCACACGACGGCTCGGCGAGCTGGCGGAGGCCGAGGCGGATGCGCGACGCCGGCAGGCGACGGACGACAACCCGGCCGCACCGCGCGGCTCGATCTGCCTGGACGACCCCGACCACGACGACACCGAATCCCGACCGCCGGCACGACTCGTCGGATGA
- a CDS encoding AAA family ATPase, with protein MSKRKRLDSTTDAAVPALQADSELATDAFADIEPEQIDWLWEGKIARGKLTALVSRPGIGKSMLTCDLAARVSSGEVMPDGTPGVLGGAHVLLANAEDGAGDTIRPRLDAAGADVGRVHLLRGVVKPDGTEAFFTFEDAPVLQRALQRHRDEQRDIALIVIDPVGSYLNGKGDSHRDNDVRKDLGPLVKMAQDFNVAVVLVMHTRKAVGRIADDMVLGSRAFTGICRQVWHLSKNKDDPTRRLLLPGKSNIAAVATGMSFGFWGEGQKTCIAWDRDPIHMTADDAASAEVDAANRSGEADEDRRTARDEARHFLLQVLRDGRRPVKEVEAEAKAAGISVSAALRRAREDVCEKPIQEAGRWHWELTAPATVEAAETFPRAHEHPHEQVPPTGTGCSSDPQGAHLTPLQGKNDKGRRWGETPDDPDEHPSCAGHQTPSDVLDFGQEAA; from the coding sequence ATGAGCAAGCGAAAGCGACTCGACTCGACGACCGACGCTGCGGTGCCAGCCCTTCAAGCCGACAGCGAACTGGCAACGGACGCATTCGCGGACATCGAGCCCGAGCAGATCGATTGGCTGTGGGAAGGCAAGATCGCGCGGGGCAAGCTGACCGCGCTCGTCTCGCGACCCGGCATAGGCAAGTCGATGCTCACGTGCGACCTGGCCGCCCGCGTCAGTTCCGGCGAAGTGATGCCCGACGGCACACCCGGCGTACTCGGCGGTGCTCACGTGCTGCTCGCCAACGCCGAAGACGGCGCGGGCGACACAATTCGGCCACGTCTCGATGCTGCGGGTGCGGACGTCGGACGCGTGCACCTGCTTCGCGGCGTCGTCAAGCCTGACGGGACGGAAGCGTTCTTCACCTTCGAGGATGCGCCCGTGCTGCAACGTGCCTTGCAGCGACACCGGGACGAGCAACGCGACATCGCCCTGATCGTCATCGACCCGGTCGGCAGCTACCTCAACGGCAAGGGCGACTCGCACCGCGACAACGACGTGCGGAAAGACCTCGGCCCACTGGTCAAGATGGCGCAGGACTTCAACGTCGCGGTCGTCCTCGTCATGCACACCCGTAAGGCCGTCGGCCGAATTGCCGACGACATGGTGCTCGGCTCCCGCGCGTTCACGGGCATCTGCCGGCAGGTCTGGCACCTGAGCAAGAACAAGGACGATCCGACCCGGCGTTTGCTGTTGCCGGGCAAGTCGAACATCGCCGCGGTCGCGACCGGCATGAGCTTCGGCTTCTGGGGCGAGGGTCAGAAGACGTGCATCGCGTGGGACCGCGACCCGATCCACATGACCGCCGACGACGCGGCGAGCGCAGAAGTCGACGCCGCCAACCGCAGCGGCGAGGCCGATGAGGATCGACGCACCGCGCGTGACGAGGCGCGGCATTTCCTGCTTCAGGTCCTGCGTGACGGTCGACGGCCCGTGAAGGAGGTTGAAGCCGAAGCTAAAGCCGCCGGCATCAGCGTTTCTGCGGCGCTGCGTCGAGCACGAGAGGACGTCTGCGAGAAGCCGATCCAAGAGGCCGGCAGGTGGCACTGGGAGCTGACCGCGCCGGCGACTGTCGAAGCCGCGGAGACCTTCCCGCGGGCACATGAGCACCCACATGAGCAGGTGCCCCCAACAGGTACAGGGTGCTCATCTGACCCCCAAGGTGCTCACCTGACCCCGTTACAAGGAAAAAATGATAAAGGACGCCGTTGGGGAGAGACCCCTGATGACCCAGATGAGCACCCTTCGTGTGCTGGGCATCAGACCCCGTCGGACGTGCTCGACTTCGGCCAGGAGGCCGCATGA